In Streptomyces sp. SID8374, one genomic interval encodes:
- a CDS encoding acyl-CoA synthetase, which yields MEYNLADLFESVADVVPDREALLYVDHPGTGAERRLTYAELDAAANRIAHHLIGAGLRPGEHLGLHLYNGIEYLQTVLGALKARLVPVNVNYRYVEEELVYLYRDADLAALVFDGEFDERVAAASAQAPGLRHLVRVGSTAARAGLAAVPFTEAEASGSPARGFEPRSADDQFIIYTGGTTGMPKGVMWRQEDLFFSGLGGGAPTGEPVKSPQELAERVAAGGGGITFFPTPPLMHGTSTLTAFIGFNFGQRVVVQRKFVPEEVLRTIEKEKVTSVSLVGDAMLRPLIDALNGPLRGTDCSSLFSVSSSGAIMSDSVRAEFQALVPTVMLLNNFGSSESGFNGTATADSGPERGFRVQVNSRTAVVDPATYEPVAPGEVGRIAQRGHVPLGYYNDPGKTADTFFRKGDERWVLLGDMATVDAEGIVTVLGRGSQCINTGGEKVYPEEVEQALKSHPDVYDALVAGVPDERWGSRVAAVLELREGATALDLDAVQAHCRTRLAGYKIPRALVLTDRIQRSPSGKADYRWAKAVAAAGTAV from the coding sequence GTGGAGTACAACCTTGCCGACCTGTTCGAGTCGGTCGCGGACGTGGTCCCCGACCGGGAGGCGCTCCTGTACGTGGACCATCCCGGTACGGGTGCCGAGCGGCGCCTCACCTACGCCGAACTGGACGCCGCCGCCAACCGGATCGCCCACCACCTCATCGGTGCGGGCCTCCGCCCGGGCGAACATCTGGGGCTGCACCTCTACAACGGCATCGAGTACCTCCAGACGGTCCTGGGAGCGCTGAAGGCGCGCCTGGTGCCGGTGAACGTCAACTACCGCTACGTGGAGGAGGAGCTGGTCTACCTCTACCGGGACGCGGATCTGGCGGCGCTGGTCTTCGACGGCGAGTTCGACGAGCGGGTGGCGGCGGCGTCCGCGCAGGCCCCCGGCCTGCGCCACCTGGTCCGGGTGGGGTCCACGGCCGCACGCGCGGGCCTGGCGGCCGTCCCCTTCACCGAGGCCGAGGCCTCCGGCTCACCCGCGCGCGGCTTCGAACCACGCTCCGCGGACGACCAGTTCATCATCTACACCGGCGGCACGACCGGGATGCCGAAGGGCGTGATGTGGCGCCAGGAGGACCTGTTCTTCTCCGGTCTGGGCGGCGGCGCGCCGACCGGCGAACCGGTGAAGAGTCCGCAGGAGCTGGCGGAGCGGGTGGCGGCGGGCGGCGGGGGCATCACCTTCTTCCCCACTCCCCCGCTGATGCACGGCACCTCCACGCTGACCGCGTTCATCGGGTTCAACTTCGGCCAACGGGTGGTCGTGCAACGCAAGTTCGTCCCCGAAGAGGTGCTGCGGACGATCGAGAAGGAGAAGGTCACCAGTGTGTCGCTGGTGGGCGACGCGATGCTGCGTCCGCTGATCGACGCCCTCAACGGCCCGCTGCGCGGGACGGACTGCTCGTCGCTGTTCTCCGTCTCCAGCTCCGGGGCGATCATGTCGGATTCGGTGCGGGCGGAGTTCCAGGCGCTCGTGCCGACCGTGATGCTGCTCAACAACTTCGGCTCGTCCGAGTCCGGCTTCAACGGCACGGCCACCGCCGACTCGGGCCCGGAGCGCGGCTTCCGGGTCCAGGTCAACTCCCGTACGGCGGTCGTCGATCCGGCGACGTACGAACCGGTGGCGCCGGGCGAGGTGGGCCGCATCGCGCAGCGCGGCCATGTGCCGCTCGGCTACTACAACGACCCGGGCAAGACCGCCGACACCTTCTTCCGCAAGGGCGATGAGCGGTGGGTGCTGCTGGGCGACATGGCGACCGTGGACGCGGAGGGCATCGTCACCGTGCTCGGCCGGGGCTCGCAGTGCATCAACACCGGTGGGGAGAAGGTCTATCCGGAAGAGGTGGAGCAGGCGCTCAAGTCCCACCCGGACGTGTACGACGCGCTCGTCGCGGGCGTTCCCGACGAGCGCTGGGGCAGCAGGGTCGCGGCCGTCCTCGAACTGCGGGAGGGAGCAACCGCGTTGGACCTCGACGCGGTGCAGGCCCACTGCCGGACCCGGCTCGCCGGGTACAAGATCCCGCGCGCCCTGGTCCTCACCGACCGGATCCAGCGCTCGCCGAGCGGCAAGGCGGACTACCGCTGGGCGAAGGCGGTGGCGGCGGCCGGCACCGCCGTGTGA
- a CDS encoding alpha/beta hydrolase: MPIFSAYDTTRLAYHLVGEGEPLICLPGGPMRASAYLGDLGGLSAVRQLVLLDLRGTGESAAPEDPSAYRCDRLVADVEALREHLGLDRIDLLAHSAGADLAQLYAARHPERLRTLTLVTPSTRAAGIEVTGQDLREAAELRSGEPWYAEARAAQEALLAGGPFAELWPAVRPLTYGRWDDAARAHAAASAGQTNSEARGRYDDGAYDPAATVPALRELAVPVLVLAGEYDGHPSPDRATELAALFPYGEFAVQRGAGHFPWLDDAGAFSRTVAAFLDPDVLTARAGGVRLAYRVWGEPSAPPVVLLHGRAGSSLTWTRIAEELAAEHRVYAPDFQGHGLSDWPGRYSFELFRDDLHAFLEARNLAGATVVGHSMGGVAAYLLAQREPGLIGRLVIEDAPPLLPLDPPRPRAERPEGELDFDWAVVPDIDAQLNDPDPTGRERLAEITAPTLVIGGGTTSHIDQKQLAEMAETIPDATFASVEAGHLVHATRPAEFLAALRSFGLG; this comes from the coding sequence ATGCCGATCTTCTCCGCGTACGACACCACCCGGCTCGCCTACCACCTGGTGGGGGAGGGCGAGCCGCTGATCTGCCTGCCCGGCGGGCCGATGCGGGCGAGCGCGTACCTCGGGGACCTCGGCGGGCTCTCCGCCGTACGGCAGCTGGTCCTGCTGGACCTGCGCGGCACGGGGGAGTCCGCCGCACCCGAGGACCCCTCGGCCTACCGGTGCGACCGGCTCGTGGCCGATGTGGAGGCGCTGCGCGAACACCTCGGGCTGGACCGGATCGACCTGCTGGCCCACTCGGCGGGCGCGGATCTGGCCCAGCTGTACGCCGCCCGGCACCCCGAGCGGCTGCGCACCCTGACCCTGGTCACCCCCTCCACCCGCGCCGCCGGCATCGAGGTGACCGGCCAAGACCTGCGCGAGGCGGCCGAGCTGCGCAGCGGCGAGCCCTGGTACGCCGAGGCCCGGGCCGCCCAGGAGGCGCTGCTCGCCGGCGGGCCCTTCGCCGAGCTGTGGCCCGCCGTCCGGCCGCTCACCTACGGCCGCTGGGACGACGCGGCCCGGGCCCATGCCGCCGCCTCCGCCGGGCAGACCAACTCCGAGGCGCGCGGCCGCTACGACGACGGCGCGTACGACCCCGCCGCCACCGTCCCCGCCCTGCGCGAGCTGGCCGTGCCGGTGCTCGTCCTCGCCGGGGAGTACGACGGCCACCCGAGCCCGGACCGGGCGACGGAGCTGGCCGCGCTCTTCCCGTACGGCGAGTTCGCCGTCCAGCGGGGCGCGGGGCACTTCCCGTGGCTGGACGACGCGGGCGCCTTCTCCCGTACGGTGGCGGCCTTCCTCGACCCGGACGTCCTCACCGCGCGGGCGGGCGGTGTCCGGCTCGCGTACCGGGTGTGGGGCGAACCTTCCGCACCGCCGGTCGTCCTCCTCCACGGCCGGGCCGGCTCCTCCCTCACCTGGACCCGTATCGCCGAGGAGCTCGCCGCCGAACACCGCGTGTACGCACCCGACTTTCAGGGCCACGGGCTCAGCGATTGGCCCGGCCGCTACTCCTTCGAGCTCTTCCGCGACGACCTGCACGCTTTCCTGGAAGCCCGCAATCTGGCCGGTGCCACCGTCGTCGGGCACTCCATGGGTGGCGTGGCCGCCTACCTCCTGGCCCAGCGCGAGCCCGGACTCATCGGGCGACTGGTCATCGAGGACGCCCCGCCGCTCCTCCCTCTCGACCCGCCCCGGCCGCGCGCCGAACGCCCGGAAGGCGAACTGGACTTCGACTGGGCCGTCGTCCCGGACATCGACGCCCAGCTGAACGACCCGGACCCGACGGGCCGCGAACGGCTGGCGGAGATCACCGCCCCGACCCTGGTCATCGGCGGTGGCACGACGAGCCACATCGACCAGAAGCAGCTGGCCGAGATGGCGGAGACCATCCCCGACGCCACGTTCGCCTCCGTCGAGGCGGGCCACCTCGTCCACGCCACCCGGCCGGCGGAGTTCCTCGCGGCGCTCAGGTCGTTCGGCCTGGGGTGA
- a CDS encoding amino acid ABC transporter permease has product MTLHKTLPGQPGEDTYVPSERRIARERHRRARTRRATAIAATSTLVTGVVLFLLITGSPGWDRTQETFFSPHYARVALPQVLEGLWLNLRLLAVCGSAVLAFGLLLAVARTLRGPVFFPVRALATAYTDFFRGLPLIICLLMVVFGVPALRLEGVTNDPVLLGGAALVLTYSAYVAEVFRAGIESVHPSQRAAARSLGLSSGQTLRFVVLPQAVRRVVPPLLNDLVSLQKDTGLVSIAGAVDAVYAAQIIASKDFNYTPYVVAGLVFVALTIPMTRLTDWVTARMDRRRAQGGLV; this is encoded by the coding sequence GTGACCCTGCACAAGACGCTGCCCGGTCAGCCCGGTGAGGACACCTACGTCCCCTCCGAGCGCCGGATCGCCCGCGAACGCCACCGGCGGGCCCGCACCCGGCGGGCCACCGCCATCGCCGCGACCAGCACGCTGGTGACCGGTGTGGTCCTGTTCCTGCTGATCACGGGCTCGCCCGGCTGGGACCGTACGCAGGAGACGTTCTTCAGCCCGCACTACGCGCGCGTCGCCCTGCCGCAGGTCCTGGAAGGGCTGTGGCTGAACCTGCGGCTGCTGGCGGTGTGCGGCAGCGCCGTGCTCGCGTTCGGCCTGCTGCTGGCCGTGGCGCGGACGCTGCGCGGGCCGGTGTTCTTCCCCGTACGGGCGCTGGCCACCGCGTACACGGACTTCTTCCGTGGACTGCCGCTCATCATCTGCCTGCTGATGGTCGTCTTCGGGGTGCCCGCGCTGCGCCTGGAGGGCGTGACCAACGATCCGGTGCTGCTGGGCGGTGCCGCGCTGGTGCTGACGTACTCGGCGTACGTCGCGGAGGTCTTCCGGGCGGGCATCGAGTCCGTGCACCCCTCGCAGCGGGCCGCCGCCCGGTCGCTGGGGCTCAGCAGCGGCCAGACGCTGCGGTTCGTCGTGCTGCCCCAGGCGGTGCGCCGGGTGGTGCCGCCGCTCCTCAACGACCTGGTCTCCCTCCAGAAGGACACCGGTCTCGTCTCGATCGCCGGGGCGGTCGACGCCGTCTACGCGGCGCAGATCATCGCCAGCAAGGACTTCAACTACACGCCGTACGTCGTGGCGGGGCTGGTCTTCGTCGCGCTGACCATCCCGATGACCCGGCTCACCGACTGGGTGACGGCCCGGATGGACCGGCGGCGGGCCCAGGGAGGACTCGTATGA
- a CDS encoding ABC transporter substrate-binding protein, translating to MHLATRSLVTTVTAVSSAVVLCAALTGCAPQAEEKKPKASGRAGATAEACAPGGLATEVEGKLTVGTDKPAYAPWFSDDEPSNGKGFESAVAYAVAKQLGYDRDAVVWQHVPFNSAFAPGAKKFDFDINQVSISESRKKAVAFSSGYYDVRQAVVALKSSKAAGAKSVADLKKVKLGAQVGTTSLEFINDLVEPDQKPAVYQRNDFAKSALKTGQVDAIVVDLPTAFYITGAEVPEAEVVGQFPNSADKPEQFGLVLDKESTLTDCVSGAVDALRKDGTLAALEKEWLSDAVGAPVLK from the coding sequence ATGCATCTCGCCACCCGTTCCCTGGTCACCACGGTCACCGCCGTCTCCTCCGCCGTCGTCCTCTGCGCCGCCCTGACCGGCTGCGCCCCGCAAGCGGAGGAGAAGAAGCCGAAGGCCTCGGGCCGGGCCGGCGCGACGGCCGAGGCGTGCGCGCCGGGCGGGCTCGCCACCGAGGTCGAGGGGAAGCTGACCGTCGGCACGGACAAGCCCGCGTACGCCCCCTGGTTCTCCGACGACGAGCCGTCCAACGGCAAGGGGTTCGAGTCGGCGGTGGCGTACGCCGTGGCGAAGCAGCTCGGCTACGACCGCGATGCGGTGGTCTGGCAGCACGTCCCGTTCAACAGCGCGTTCGCGCCCGGCGCCAAGAAGTTCGACTTCGACATCAACCAGGTCTCCATCAGCGAGTCCCGCAAGAAGGCGGTGGCGTTCTCCTCCGGCTACTACGACGTACGCCAGGCGGTCGTCGCGCTGAAGTCGTCGAAGGCGGCGGGGGCCAAGAGCGTGGCCGACCTGAAGAAGGTCAAGCTGGGCGCCCAAGTGGGCACCACCAGCCTGGAGTTCATCAACGACCTGGTGGAGCCGGACCAGAAGCCGGCCGTCTACCAGCGCAACGACTTCGCCAAGTCGGCGCTCAAGACCGGCCAGGTGGACGCGATCGTGGTGGACCTGCCGACCGCCTTCTACATCACCGGGGCCGAGGTGCCGGAGGCGGAGGTCGTCGGCCAGTTCCCGAACTCCGCCGACAAGCCCGAGCAGTTCGGCCTGGTCCTGGACAAGGAGTCCACGCTCACCGACTGCGTGAGCGGTGCCGTGGACGCCCTGCGGAAGGACGGCACGCTCGCCGCCCTGGAGAAGGAGTGGCTCTCCGACGCCGTCGGCGCACCGGTGCTCAAGTGA
- the paaK gene encoding phenylacetate--CoA ligase PaaK yields the protein MTAMLDAAEQLSRADLEALQLERLRTTLRHAYENVPFYRAAFDGAGLRPGDCRTLADLSRFPFTAKADLRDNYPFGMFAVPERDVRRIHASSGTTGRPTVVGYTERDLDTWADVVARSIRAAGGRPGHKVHVAYGYGLFTGGLGAHYGAERLGCTVIPASGGMTARQVRLIQDFRPEIIMITPSYMLTLLDEFERQGVDPRTTSLKVGIFGAEPWTEGMRGEIEDRFAIDAVDIYGLSEVMGPGVAQECVETKDGLHIWEDHFYPEVVDPFTGEVLPDGEEGELVFTSLTKEAMPVIRYRTRDLTRLLPGTARNFRRMEKVTGRSDDMVILRGVNLFPTQIEEIVLRTPAVAPHFQLLLTRQGRLDALTVRAEARADATSADREKAALAIAAAVKDGVGVSVGVEIVDPESLERSVGKIRRIVDLRESGTG from the coding sequence ATGACAGCCATGCTGGACGCGGCGGAGCAGCTGAGCCGCGCGGATCTGGAGGCCCTCCAGCTGGAACGGCTCCGCACCACTCTGCGCCATGCGTACGAGAACGTGCCGTTCTACCGGGCGGCGTTCGACGGGGCCGGGCTGCGGCCCGGGGACTGCCGTACGCTCGCCGACCTCTCCCGCTTCCCCTTCACCGCCAAGGCCGACCTGCGCGACAACTACCCCTTCGGGATGTTCGCCGTGCCGGAGCGGGATGTCCGGCGCATCCATGCCTCCAGCGGCACGACCGGGCGCCCGACCGTCGTCGGCTACACCGAACGGGACCTGGACACCTGGGCGGACGTGGTCGCCCGGTCGATCCGCGCGGCGGGCGGCAGGCCCGGTCACAAGGTCCATGTGGCCTACGGGTACGGGCTGTTCACCGGCGGCCTCGGCGCGCACTACGGGGCCGAGCGGCTCGGCTGCACGGTGATCCCCGCGTCCGGCGGGATGACGGCGCGCCAGGTGCGGCTGATCCAGGACTTCCGGCCCGAGATCATCATGATCACGCCCTCCTACATGCTGACGCTGCTGGACGAGTTCGAGCGGCAGGGTGTCGACCCGCGCACGACCTCCCTCAAGGTGGGGATCTTCGGCGCGGAGCCGTGGACCGAGGGGATGCGCGGGGAGATCGAGGACCGGTTCGCCATCGACGCCGTCGACATCTACGGGCTCTCCGAGGTGATGGGCCCCGGGGTGGCGCAGGAGTGCGTGGAGACGAAGGACGGGCTGCACATCTGGGAGGACCACTTCTATCCGGAGGTCGTGGACCCGTTCACCGGCGAGGTGCTGCCGGACGGGGAGGAGGGCGAGCTGGTCTTCACCTCGCTCACCAAGGAGGCGATGCCGGTGATCCGCTACCGCACCCGCGACCTGACACGGCTGCTGCCGGGGACGGCCCGGAACTTCCGCCGGATGGAGAAGGTGACCGGGCGCAGCGACGACATGGTGATCCTGCGCGGGGTGAACCTGTTTCCGACGCAGATCGAGGAGATCGTGCTGCGTACGCCTGCCGTCGCCCCGCACTTCCAGCTCCTGCTGACCCGGCAGGGCCGTCTGGACGCGCTGACGGTACGGGCGGAGGCGCGGGCGGACGCGACGTCGGCGGACCGGGAGAAGGCGGCGCTCGCGATCGCGGCGGCGGTGAAGGACGGGGTCGGGGTGTCGGTGGGGGTCGAGATCGTGGATCCGGAGTCGCTGGAGCGCTCGGTGGGCAAGATCCGGCGGATCGTGGACCTGCGGGAGTCCGGCACGGGGTGA